Proteins from a single region of Sesamum indicum cultivar Zhongzhi No. 13 linkage group LG5, S_indicum_v1.0, whole genome shotgun sequence:
- the LOC105161805 gene encoding HVA22-like protein j, translated as MWRASPPSGTTAWRQDGGKRQRSGRGGYGLAFGYAYPAYKCYKTIEKNKVDIKELRIIIAVVTVIESFIDLLISWFPMYREIKLALFICLWHPSLQGTGFVYNTLLQPYVSRYETDIDRGLLEVKQRAWDLVSDYWRYSAEVGSKKAAQLFHLLLSQSARVAAPIPPADQVLQT; from the exons ATGTGGCGCGCCTCGCCGCCCTCTGGGACGACGGCATGGAGGCAGGATGGGGGCAAGAGGCAGAGGAGTGGGAGAGGGGGGTATgg ATTGGCTTTTGGATATGCATATCCAGCATATAAATGTTACAAAACAATAGAGAAAAACAAGGTTGACATTAAAGAGCTCAG GATAATTATAGCAGTAGTAACAGTTATTGAGAGCttcattgatttattaatttcatg GTTTCCCATGTACCGAGAGATAAAATTGGCCCTCTTTATCTGCTTATGGCATCCAAGCTTACAG GGAACTGGGTTTGTTTATAACACGTTGTTGCAGCCGTACGTGTCAAGATATGAGACAGACATAGATAGGGGTCTGCTGGAAGTTAAGCAAAGAGCCTGGGATTTGGTCTCTGATTATTGGCGTTACAGCGCAGAAGTGGGTTCCAAGAAGGCTGCTCAGCTCTTCCATCTTTTGCTTTCCCAATCTGCAAGGGTTGCAGCGCCAATCCCACCTGCTGATCAG GTCTTACAGACTTGA
- the LOC105161722 gene encoding lipid droplet-associated hydrolase, whose protein sequence is MLLSLLTPITRTVSTSSRRFFLARRVNPQMGSESLSLIKKRKHANFRVINVSGFKTDLMEIPSHDPALHVLFIPGNPGVISFYTDFLELLYESLGGTASVTAIGHISHSEKNWESGRLFSLQEQIDHKISFIEQELQDAEVPIVLVGHSIGSYISLETFKRSQEKVVFCIGLYPFLALNTASKTQALIRRLAASPALCAAISFMGGVLGMLPAPISRRLVKKTIGKSWSSSAVEVLRTHVLQYHTIRNMLFMAMTEFQKLPEKTDSDFIRGKKNQIAFLFGLDDHWGPLHIHEEIRKQAPDARLEVEREGHTHSFSCTEAGSVWVAQHVSSLIKSYIQTAKIYQSRM, encoded by the exons ATGCTCCTGAGCCTTCTCACTCCCATTACAAGAACTGTGTCTACCAGCTCCAG GAGATTTTTCTTGGCGAGGCGTGTAAACCCGCAGATGGGTAGTGAAAGCTTAAGTTTGATTAAGAAAAGGAAGCATGCCAATTTTCGGGTTATCAATGTTTCTGG ATTTAAGACGGATTTGATGGAGATTCCCAGCCACGACCCTGCATTACATGTCTTGTTCATTCCTGGAAATCCTG GTGTTATCTCATTTTACACTGATTTCTTGGAGTTACTGTACGAGTCACTGGGAGGGACAGCATCGGTCACAG CTATTGGCCATATATCCCACTCGGAAAAG AACTGGGAGTCTGGGAGGTTGTTTTCACTACAAGAGCAAATTGATCATAAG ATAAGCTTCATAGAGCAGGAACTTCAAGATGCTGAAGTTCCTATAGTACTG GTCGGCCACTCCATTGGGTCATATATATCTCTTGAAACTTTTAAAAGATCTCAGGAGAAG GTTGTATTTTGTATTGGTCTATATCCATTTTTGGCTCTGAACACTGCATCAAAAACACAGGCTTTGATCAGAAGACTTGCAGC GTCTCCAGCTCTATGTGCTGCAATCAGTTTCATGGGAGGCGTGTTGGGTATGCTGCCAGCTCCGATTTCTAGAAGACTGGTGAAGAAAACAATCGGGAAATCATGGTCGTCTTCTGCCGTTGAGGTTCTCCGCACCCACGTTCTCCAG TATCATACTATTCGGAATATGCTCTTCATGGCAATGACCGAATTTCAGAAG CTGCCAGAAAAAACAGATTCGGATTTCATCAGAGGAAAGAAAAACCAAATTGCTTTTCTGTTTGGCCTTGATGATCACTGGGGTCCTTTGCATATACACGAAGAG ATCCGCAAGCAGGCACCCGATGCACGTCTAGAGGTTGAACGCGAGGGTCATACTCATTCTTTCTCCTGCACTGAGGCTGGGTCGGTATGGGTTGCTCAGCATGTCTCGAGCTTGATCAAGAGTTACATACAAACCGCGAAAATTTACCAAAGCAGAATGTGA
- the LOC105161806 gene encoding transcription repressor OFP6-like, with the protein MSSNKKKYILNTASVNLGCSSSCTRPRISALFNPRLSHRKPHSSSSSSSCDASTTTTFSSVVDTPPARYSSDADSEIKSLRAVQGFGRIGSETVAVEKDSDDPYMDFRRSMLQMIVEKEIYSKNDLKELLNCFLQLNSPYYHGVIVRAFTEIWNGVYSIRPPSASSDMHGM; encoded by the coding sequence ATGTCCAGCAACAAAAAGAAGTACATTCTCAACACAGCCAGCGTCAACTTAGGATGCAGCAGCAGTTGTACAAGGCCAAGAATCTCCGCCCTCTTCAACCCAAGACTGAGCCACCGCAAACCccactcctcctcctcctccagcTCCTGCGACGCCAGCACCACCACTACTTTCTCCTCCGTCGTCGACACGCCGCCTGCCCGCTATTCCTCCGACGCAGACTCGGAAATCAAAAGCCTAAGAGCAGTTCAAGGGTTCGGGAGAATCGGGAGTGAGACCGTGGCGGTGGAGAAAGACTCCGACGACCCTTACATGGATTTCCGCCGCTCCATGCTGCAGATGATTGTGGAGAAAGAGATATACTCGAAAAATGATCTGAAAGAGCTGCTGAACTGTTTCTTGCAGCTGAACTCGCCATACTACCATGGAGTTATTGTTAGAGCTTTTACAGAGATATGGAACGGGGTTTACTCAATCAGGCCTCCTTCGGCCTCTTCGGACATGCATGGGATGTAG